A single genomic interval of Devosia oryziradicis harbors:
- the lgt gene encoding prolipoprotein diacylglyceryl transferase produces MPFPDINPIAFAIGPFAVRWYALGYLFGVGLGAAYGYLLLANSRLWHKGEPPFAAKDIWDFAFWTMLAIVIGGRVGYVLFYNLPYYLANPAEIINTLDGGMSYHGGMLGLMLAVVLFTWRKGSGNWLSGLDLIASVSTIGIFLVRIANFINAELYGAPTSLPWGVVFPTDPEQLPRHPSQLYEAALEGLLLFLVIRLVTHVFYGLRRPGLVAGTFGIGYGLSRIAVEFVRLPDSQIGYLYGTGWVTMGMMLSLPLVIGGLGLVIWAATRRESLVRG; encoded by the coding sequence TTGCCCTTCCCCGATATCAATCCGATCGCCTTCGCCATCGGTCCGTTCGCGGTGCGCTGGTATGCGCTTGGCTACCTGTTCGGGGTGGGCCTGGGGGCCGCCTACGGCTATCTGCTGCTGGCCAACAGCCGGCTCTGGCACAAGGGCGAGCCGCCCTTCGCGGCCAAGGATATCTGGGATTTTGCCTTCTGGACCATGCTGGCCATCGTGATCGGCGGCCGCGTCGGCTATGTGCTGTTCTACAACCTGCCCTATTACCTCGCGAACCCGGCCGAGATCATCAACACGCTTGATGGCGGCATGAGCTACCACGGCGGCATGCTGGGGCTGATGCTGGCGGTGGTGCTGTTCACCTGGCGAAAGGGAAGCGGCAACTGGTTGAGCGGGCTCGATCTCATCGCTTCGGTCTCGACCATCGGCATCTTCCTGGTGCGCATCGCCAATTTCATCAATGCCGAGCTTTATGGCGCGCCCACCAGCCTGCCCTGGGGCGTGGTGTTTCCTACCGATCCCGAGCAGTTGCCCCGCCACCCCAGCCAGCTCTATGAGGCGGCGCTGGAGGGCCTGCTGCTGTTCCTGGTCATCCGGCTCGTCACCCACGTCTTCTACGGCCTACGCCGACCCGGCCTCGTCGCCGGCACCTTCGGGATCGGTTATGGCCTGTCCCGCATAGCGGTGGAATTCGTCCGCCTGCCCGATAGCCAGATCGGCTATCTCTACGGCACCGGCTGGGTGACCATGGGGATGATGCTCAGCCTGCCGCTGGTGATCGGCGGGTTGGGGCTGGTGATCTGGGCAGCGACACGGCGGGAGAGTCTGGTTCGTGGTTGA
- a CDS encoding YciI family protein produces MKFLLMLMADEKAGAAIPPDQMAGFMGQLAAYQETLSKAGAFVATAALQPTDTARTISTADGELKVHDGPYADTREQFGGYYIIEASDMDEAVRMAALCPAASWGKIEIRPYHPGFSPG; encoded by the coding sequence ATGAAATTCCTGCTGATGCTGATGGCCGACGAGAAAGCCGGCGCCGCCATTCCACCCGACCAAATGGCCGGCTTCATGGGCCAGTTGGCGGCCTATCAGGAAACCCTGAGCAAGGCCGGCGCCTTTGTCGCGACGGCGGCGCTGCAACCCACCGATACGGCCCGGACAATCTCGACCGCCGATGGCGAACTCAAGGTCCATGACGGCCCCTATGCCGATACGCGCGAGCAGTTCGGGGGTTACTACATCATCGAGGCCAGTGACATGGACGAGGCCGTCCGCATGGCGGCTTTGTGCCCGGCCGCGAGCTGGGGCAAGATCGAGATCCGGCCCTATCACCCCGGTTTTTCGCCGGGTTGA
- the proC gene encoding pyrroline-5-carboxylate reductase, giving the protein MLVGAGKMGLALARGWLDADLPPSNLVLVDPNPGDAARELAEDYGLTLNTEASGLQPNVLVLAVKPQVIDPVMEALRPVVGPQTLAISIAAGIDIARLSRGLDMGRVVRTMPNTPAQIGKGITGAVAGPDVGPEGRDVAEALLRAAGPVVWFEDEGQLDAVTAVSGSGPAYVFHLVEALAAAGRRQGLPDAIADQLARQTVIGSAALLEVDPAPPAVLRQNVTSPNGTTQAGLEVLMGEGGLTDLIDRTVDAARRRSEELGRG; this is encoded by the coding sequence ATGCTGGTCGGCGCCGGCAAGATGGGCCTGGCGCTGGCACGCGGCTGGCTCGATGCCGACCTGCCGCCGTCCAACCTGGTACTCGTCGATCCCAATCCAGGCGATGCGGCGCGCGAACTGGCCGAGGATTATGGCCTCACCCTCAACACCGAGGCGAGTGGCCTCCAGCCCAATGTGCTGGTGCTGGCGGTCAAGCCGCAGGTCATCGACCCGGTCATGGAGGCGCTGCGCCCGGTCGTCGGCCCGCAGACGCTCGCCATTTCCATCGCTGCCGGCATCGACATTGCTAGGCTGTCGCGCGGCCTCGACATGGGCCGCGTCGTCCGAACCATGCCCAATACGCCCGCACAGATCGGCAAGGGCATTACCGGCGCCGTTGCCGGCCCGGATGTCGGGCCCGAGGGGCGCGACGTGGCGGAGGCGCTGCTCCGCGCGGCTGGTCCAGTCGTCTGGTTCGAGGACGAGGGGCAGCTCGATGCGGTCACGGCCGTGTCCGGTTCGGGTCCCGCCTATGTGTTCCACCTGGTCGAGGCGCTGGCCGCGGCCGGACGGCGCCAGGGCCTCCCCGATGCCATCGCCGACCAGCTGGCCCGCCAGACGGTGATCGGCTCGGCGGCGCTGCTGGAGGTCGATCCGGCCCCGCCCGCCGTGTTGCGACAGAATGTGACCTCGCCCAATGGCACGACCCAGGCTGGCCTCGAGGTCCTGATGGGCGAAGGCGGGCTCACAGATCTCATCGATCGGACGGTGGACGCCGCACGGCGGCGCAGCGAAGAGCTCGGCCGCGGTTAG
- a CDS encoding phytanoyl-CoA dioxygenase family protein — MPGTLPALSTAQIDAFITDGFVRIDNAFPAELADQGRAILWKATGCDPDNPATWTRPVIRLGGYSDLPFRQAANTPRLVSAYDQLVGENHWVPPQGLGTFPVRFPSPDEPGDDGWHIDGSFTGDDFQDFLDVRANVVSRGRALLMLFLFSDVGEDDAPTRIRVGSHLEVARYLAPAGDAGRSLRNMIADRPDWFDTGKEALATGPAGTVYLCHPFLVHAAQKHRGKVVKFMAQPPLMPRGELVLERADGTYSPVELAVRVALDK; from the coding sequence ATGCCTGGCACTTTGCCCGCGCTTTCGACAGCGCAAATCGACGCATTCATCACCGACGGCTTCGTCCGCATCGACAATGCCTTTCCCGCCGAACTGGCCGACCAGGGTCGCGCTATCCTGTGGAAAGCCACCGGCTGCGACCCCGACAATCCCGCCACCTGGACCAGGCCGGTCATCCGCCTGGGTGGCTATTCCGACCTGCCATTCAGGCAGGCCGCCAATACGCCGCGCCTGGTCTCGGCCTATGACCAGCTTGTCGGCGAAAATCACTGGGTGCCACCACAGGGGCTGGGCACCTTTCCAGTGCGCTTTCCCTCGCCGGACGAGCCGGGCGACGACGGCTGGCACATCGATGGCAGCTTCACCGGCGACGACTTCCAGGACTTCCTCGATGTCCGCGCCAACGTGGTTTCCCGCGGCCGCGCCCTGCTGATGCTGTTCCTGTTCTCAGATGTGGGGGAGGACGATGCGCCCACCCGCATCCGCGTCGGCTCGCATCTGGAGGTCGCACGCTATCTCGCGCCGGCGGGTGATGCCGGGCGATCCCTGCGGAACATGATTGCCGACCGGCCCGACTGGTTCGATACCGGCAAGGAGGCATTGGCGACGGGCCCCGCGGGGACCGTCTATCTCTGCCATCCCTTCCTTGTGCATGCCGCGCAGAAGCACCGGGGCAAGGTGGTCAAGTTCATGGCCCAGCCGCCACTGATGCCGCGGGGTGAGCTGGTGCTGGAGCGGGCCGATGGGACGTATTCGCCGGTGGAACTGGCGGTCAGGGTGGCCCTGGACAAGTAG
- a CDS encoding type III secretion system chaperone family protein, which produces MSLLQVEPDRNVHPVDIIEHIASINDWTFERQDADEISISVRGGWSDYHVSFNWMEDLESLHIACAFDLKVPEGRRAEIKQLISLINEQLWIGHFDIWNKEGVVLFRNSHLLTGGADVSPQQCEALLRSATDSCDLYYQAFQFVVWAGKTAADALSHVMFETVGEA; this is translated from the coding sequence ATGTCACTTCTGCAAGTCGAGCCCGATCGCAATGTCCACCCGGTGGACATTATCGAGCACATCGCTTCGATCAACGACTGGACGTTCGAGCGTCAGGATGCCGACGAGATATCGATCTCGGTGCGCGGCGGGTGGTCCGACTACCACGTCTCCTTCAACTGGATGGAAGACCTCGAGAGCCTGCACATCGCCTGCGCCTTCGACCTAAAGGTTCCCGAAGGCCGCCGGGCCGAGATCAAGCAGCTGATTTCGCTGATCAACGAGCAGCTCTGGATCGGCCACTTCGACATCTGGAACAAGGAAGGCGTGGTGCTGTTCCGCAATTCGCACCTGCTGACCGGTGGTGCCGACGTCTCTCCGCAGCAATGCGAGGCACTGCTGCGCTCGGCGACCGATAGCTGCGACCTTTATTACCAGGCATTCCAGTTCGTGGTCTGGGCGGGCAAGACCGCCGCCGACGCGCTGAGCCATGTGATGTTCGAAACGGTCGGCGAGGCGTGA
- a CDS encoding accessory factor UbiK family protein, with protein MSQNSRIFDDLGRLMNEAAGVADGVRREVETVVKGQAQRFVADMDLVKREDFDALRELVQVQGEEIDALRKELAALKGTTTKTN; from the coding sequence ATGAGCCAGAACAGCAGGATCTTCGACGATCTGGGCCGATTGATGAACGAGGCAGCGGGCGTCGCCGACGGCGTGCGCCGTGAGGTCGAGACCGTCGTCAAGGGCCAGGCCCAGCGCTTCGTGGCCGACATGGACCTGGTCAAGCGCGAGGATTTCGACGCGCTCCGCGAACTGGTGCAGGTGCAGGGCGAAGAGATCGACGCCCTGCGCAAGGAACTGGCCGCCCTCAAGGGCACCACGACCAAGACCAACTAG
- a CDS encoding methyltransferase: protein MTKAFHSSGDVIPDRRAGYAKMLAESGDHAAAADLMTQALDIVPGWAAGWDMLGSYAEKAGDLAGAISAWRHLEALDDAGVFGAGLKLAAHGAGRAADGTAVSYVEALFDQYAPKFEQSLVERLGYRVPQMLDALVNQEMARLGIGGFARALDLGCGTGLMGEQLREKVAFLEGIDVSAAMIAETARKGIYDSLQKAELVAALSARRAEADLVTAADVFIYCGALPPVLAALVPALQPGGLLAFSLEAHDGPEPLFLRPSLRYAHGIAATRDTLVVAGLEILRFETAVLRQDRGAPITGMLIVARRPPVELTAANDGQGGNVAA from the coding sequence TTGACCAAGGCGTTTCATTCCTCCGGCGACGTCATCCCCGACCGCCGTGCCGGCTACGCGAAGATGCTGGCCGAGAGCGGCGACCACGCCGCGGCTGCGGACCTCATGACACAGGCGCTGGATATTGTCCCCGGCTGGGCTGCAGGCTGGGACATGCTGGGCAGCTACGCCGAAAAGGCGGGTGACCTGGCCGGCGCGATTTCAGCCTGGCGGCATCTGGAGGCCCTCGACGATGCGGGCGTGTTCGGCGCCGGGCTCAAGCTTGCGGCACACGGGGCGGGCAGGGCCGCCGATGGCACGGCCGTCAGTTATGTCGAGGCGCTGTTCGACCAGTATGCGCCAAAGTTCGAGCAGTCCCTGGTTGAGCGGCTGGGCTACCGCGTACCGCAGATGCTCGATGCACTGGTCAACCAGGAGATGGCACGACTGGGCATTGGCGGCTTCGCCCGGGCGCTGGACCTTGGCTGCGGCACTGGCCTGATGGGCGAGCAGTTGCGCGAAAAGGTTGCCTTCCTCGAGGGCATCGACGTATCGGCCGCCATGATCGCCGAAACCGCCCGCAAGGGCATCTATGACAGCCTGCAGAAGGCTGAGCTGGTGGCCGCGTTGTCCGCGCGCCGTGCGGAGGCCGACCTGGTGACCGCCGCCGATGTCTTCATCTATTGCGGCGCATTGCCACCGGTGCTCGCGGCGCTGGTGCCGGCCTTGCAACCGGGCGGGCTGCTGGCGTTTTCGCTCGAAGCCCATGATGGTCCCGAGCCGCTGTTCCTTCGCCCATCGCTGCGCTACGCCCATGGCATTGCGGCAACGCGCGATACCTTGGTGGTCGCGGGCCTTGAGATCCTGCGCTTCGAGACCGCAGTGCTGCGCCAGGACCGCGGGGCTCCCATAACCGGCATGCTCATCGTGGCGCGCCGCCCACCTGTCGAACTGACGGCCGCCAATGACGGTCAGGGCGGCAACGTGGCTGCCTGA
- a CDS encoding metallophosphoesterase family protein: MRFAVISDVHGNAMALDAVLADIALQGVDATMCLGDHVSGPLDPAGSADRLMGLDGPVIGGNHDRWLAQGQRDDRDLDATDRFALDRLRPDQLAWLAAMPATSVFNGEVFLCHGTPTSDEDPWLDGWYYDRRTTLPDEAAVTKLAAGLDYPVILCGHTHMARSVRLRDGRQIINPGSVGLQLVHGSPDARYALVERRNGKWLTSLRVVEYDHHGAGQQAADNGFLPWKEALSTGWADPHGLF; this comes from the coding sequence TTGCGCTTCGCCGTCATTTCCGACGTGCATGGCAATGCCATGGCGCTGGACGCCGTGCTGGCCGATATTGCCCTGCAGGGCGTCGACGCGACCATGTGCCTGGGCGATCACGTCAGTGGCCCGCTTGATCCCGCCGGATCGGCTGACCGCCTGATGGGGCTCGATGGTCCGGTGATCGGTGGCAATCACGATCGCTGGCTGGCCCAGGGCCAGCGGGACGATCGCGACCTCGATGCCACCGACCGTTTTGCCCTCGACCGGCTGCGGCCCGATCAGCTTGCCTGGCTCGCGGCCATGCCCGCAACGTCCGTGTTCAACGGCGAAGTCTTCCTCTGCCACGGCACGCCGACCAGCGACGAGGATCCCTGGCTCGATGGCTGGTACTATGATCGTCGCACCACGCTGCCCGATGAGGCGGCCGTGACCAAGCTCGCCGCGGGGCTCGACTACCCTGTCATCCTGTGCGGCCATACCCACATGGCCCGCTCGGTCCGCCTGCGCGACGGCCGCCAGATCATCAACCCGGGCAGCGTTGGGCTTCAGCTCGTCCACGGCTCGCCCGATGCGCGTTACGCGCTGGTCGAGCGGCGTAACGGCAAATGGCTCACCAGCCTCCGGGTGGTGGAATATGACCACCATGGCGCCGGGCAGCAGGCGGCCGACAACGGCTTCCTGCCCTGGAAGGAAGCGCTGAGCACCGGCTGGGCCGATCCACATGGCTTGTTCTGA
- a CDS encoding class I SAM-dependent methyltransferase has translation MVDTPAPTLPELIDMQIRTSGPMSVASYMALCLTHPTKGYYKADDPLGAAGDFVTAPEISQMFGELIGFFFVNLWQQMGSPKAVTLLELGPGRGTLMADMLRVACRAEGFRDALDLRLFETNPALIAEQNARLEPYGPKWIDSFEKVGDWPLLVVANEFFDALPIRQYVLQPDGWHERMIGLTEGKRSFGLDPTPIPVTTMPLAAWEAELNSVYEVGFAQAEVMKRLAGIVSTQGGAILAIDYGYARSQTGETLQGVRQHRYADVLESPGDTDLSAHVDFQALDGVAANRGLVVHPLATQGEFLTRLGINERARALSAANPASAADIETARHRLVDRGQMGDLFKVFCAASPGLQPQGFAS, from the coding sequence GTGGTTGATACGCCCGCCCCCACCCTGCCCGAACTGATCGACATGCAGATCCGCACAAGCGGACCGATGTCGGTCGCGTCCTACATGGCGCTCTGCCTCACGCACCCGACCAAGGGCTACTACAAGGCCGACGATCCGCTCGGCGCCGCGGGCGATTTCGTCACGGCGCCCGAAATCAGCCAGATGTTCGGCGAGCTTATCGGCTTCTTCTTCGTCAATCTCTGGCAGCAGATGGGTAGCCCCAAGGCCGTGACCCTGCTCGAACTCGGCCCCGGCCGCGGCACGCTGATGGCCGACATGTTGCGCGTCGCCTGCCGTGCCGAGGGCTTTCGCGATGCGCTGGACCTGCGCCTGTTCGAGACCAATCCGGCCCTGATCGCGGAGCAGAATGCGCGTCTGGAGCCGTATGGACCAAAATGGATCGACAGCTTCGAGAAGGTGGGTGACTGGCCGCTGCTTGTCGTGGCCAACGAATTCTTCGACGCCCTGCCGATCCGCCAATATGTGTTGCAGCCCGATGGCTGGCATGAGCGCATGATCGGGCTGACCGAGGGCAAGCGAAGCTTCGGACTGGACCCTACCCCCATCCCGGTCACAACCATGCCGCTGGCGGCATGGGAGGCCGAACTCAACAGTGTCTACGAGGTCGGCTTTGCCCAGGCCGAAGTCATGAAGCGGCTTGCCGGCATCGTCTCCACCCAGGGCGGCGCGATCCTCGCCATCGACTATGGTTATGCCCGCAGCCAGACCGGCGAGACCCTGCAGGGGGTAAGGCAGCATCGCTATGCCGATGTCCTCGAATCCCCCGGTGACACCGACCTGTCGGCGCATGTGGACTTCCAGGCGCTCGATGGCGTGGCTGCCAATCGCGGCCTGGTGGTCCATCCATTGGCGACGCAGGGCGAGTTCCTCACGCGCCTGGGGATCAACGAACGCGCCAGGGCGCTGAGCGCAGCCAATCCCGCCTCGGCGGCCGATATCGAGACCGCCCGGCACCGCCTGGTGGACAGGGGGCAAATGGGCGACCTGTTCAAGGTCTTCTGCGCCGCCAGCCCGGGACTACAGCCGCAGGGATTTGCCTCATGA
- a CDS encoding cold-shock protein, translated as MATGTVKWFNGQKGYGFIQPDEGGADVFVHISAVQRSGLNGLDEGQKVTYEIVKDKRTGKSAADNLTAA; from the coding sequence ATGGCAACTGGCACCGTAAAGTGGTTCAACGGCCAAAAAGGCTATGGCTTCATTCAGCCCGACGAAGGCGGGGCGGACGTGTTCGTCCACATCTCCGCCGTCCAGCGCTCGGGCCTGAATGGCCTGGATGAAGGCCAGAAGGTCACCTACGAAATCGTCAAGGACAAGCGGACCGGCAAATCTGCCGCCGACAATCTGACAGCCGCCTGA
- the pgeF gene encoding peptidoglycan editing factor PgeF, with product MTQHFEESTALGTLGGVRHGFFGRKGGSSLGEFAENNMSVAVGDTPRLVEINRTGAAEALGFRRNQLFLLKQVHSNRVHRLAELPQGDAPVEADAVVTHRPGLAMGILTADCTPILFADAQASVIGAAHAGWRGAVDGIVGNTVAAMVELGADPANIVAAIGPTISGENYEVGPHFMDDFVKLRPDGWRHFSSHHGGRAHFDLPGFVMAELERAGVTRVERVGGCTYGHPDRYFSHRYATHQKGTTGRQIAIIGLA from the coding sequence ATGACCCAGCATTTCGAGGAAAGCACAGCGCTCGGAACTCTGGGCGGCGTGCGCCACGGCTTTTTTGGCCGCAAGGGCGGCAGCTCGCTGGGCGAATTTGCCGAAAACAATATGTCGGTCGCGGTGGGCGATACGCCGCGCCTGGTCGAAATCAACCGCACCGGGGCCGCCGAAGCGCTCGGCTTCCGCCGCAACCAGCTGTTCCTGCTCAAGCAGGTGCATTCCAACCGTGTGCATCGGCTGGCCGAACTGCCACAAGGCGACGCGCCCGTCGAAGCCGACGCCGTGGTCACGCACCGGCCTGGACTGGCAATGGGCATCCTCACCGCCGACTGCACTCCGATCCTGTTCGCCGATGCGCAGGCCAGTGTCATCGGGGCAGCCCATGCCGGCTGGCGCGGCGCGGTCGACGGGATCGTGGGCAATACGGTTGCGGCGATGGTCGAGCTGGGCGCCGACCCCGCCAATATCGTCGCCGCCATCGGTCCGACTATTTCGGGCGAGAACTACGAAGTCGGCCCACACTTCATGGACGATTTCGTCAAGCTGCGGCCCGATGGCTGGCGGCATTTCTCGTCGCATCATGGCGGGCGGGCCCATTTCGACCTGCCCGGCTTCGTCATGGCAGAGCTCGAGCGCGCGGGCGTGACCAGGGTGGAGCGCGTCGGTGGCTGTACCTATGGCCATCCGGACCGCTACTTCTCCCACCGTTACGCGACCCACCAGAAGGGCACGACCGGCCGCCAGATCGCCATTATCGGCCTGGCATAG
- the ltaE gene encoding low-specificity L-threonine aldolase, which produces MNTIRYDFRSDTVTRPSAGMRAAMAEAEVGDDVFGDDPTVNRLEQRMAAMLGKDAAIFVPSGTQSNLLALMSHCGRGDEYIAGQDAHLYSHEAGGAAVLGSIQPQPIAHQADGTMDLGDIEKAIKPDDHHYARTRVIALENTFGGRILPIDYMGQVADIARRHGLGLHLDGARAFNACVALGTDIKTFTAPFDSVSICLSKGLGAPVGSVLSGRQDLIDKARRHRKMLGGGMRQAGILAAAGLYALDNNIDRLAEDHRRARRLAEGLAAFPSLKVVMPDTNIVFVDVEERLGSRLTDFLQSRGVGMFGYARQRWVTHLDVTDDDVDGALDQVAAFFRQGAEAAFR; this is translated from the coding sequence ATGAACACCATCCGCTACGATTTCCGCTCCGATACGGTGACCCGTCCCTCCGCCGGCATGCGTGCTGCCATGGCCGAGGCTGAGGTCGGCGATGACGTGTTCGGCGATGACCCGACGGTCAACCGGCTGGAGCAGCGCATGGCGGCGATGCTGGGCAAGGATGCAGCCATCTTCGTGCCATCGGGGACGCAGTCGAACCTGCTTGCCCTGATGAGCCATTGTGGCCGTGGCGACGAATACATCGCCGGCCAGGATGCCCATCTCTACAGCCACGAGGCCGGCGGGGCGGCAGTGCTGGGCTCGATCCAGCCGCAGCCCATCGCGCACCAGGCCGACGGCACGATGGATCTTGGCGATATCGAAAAGGCCATCAAGCCCGACGATCATCACTATGCCCGCACCCGCGTGATCGCGCTCGAGAACACCTTTGGCGGCAGGATCCTGCCGATCGACTATATGGGGCAGGTGGCCGACATTGCCCGGCGCCATGGTCTGGGCCTCCATCTCGACGGGGCCCGCGCCTTCAACGCCTGCGTGGCGCTCGGCACCGACATCAAGACGTTCACTGCGCCATTCGACAGCGTCTCGATCTGCCTTTCCAAGGGGCTCGGGGCGCCGGTTGGCTCGGTGCTCAGCGGGCGGCAGGACCTGATCGACAAGGCGCGCCGGCATCGCAAGATGCTGGGCGGCGGCATGCGGCAGGCCGGCATTCTCGCCGCGGCCGGGCTCTATGCGCTCGACAACAATATTGATCGGCTGGCCGAGGACCACCGTCGGGCGCGCCGGCTGGCCGAGGGGCTGGCGGCTTTCCCCTCACTCAAGGTGGTGATGCCCGACACCAACATTGTCTTCGTGGATGTCGAGGAGCGCCTGGGTAGCCGGCTCACCGATTTCCTCCAGAGCCGGGGCGTCGGCATGTTCGGCTATGCCCGCCAGCGCTGGGTGACCCATCTTGACGTCACCGACGACGATGTCGACGGCGCCCTGGACCAAGTAGCAGCTTTCTTCCGGCAAGGCGCGGAAGCAGCTTTCCGGTAA
- a CDS encoding ribose-phosphate pyrophosphokinase, whose amino-acid sequence MKLVTGNSNRALAQAVASYLELPLTDCTVKRFADKEVFVEIHENVRGEDVFILQSTSYPANDNLMELLILTDALRRSSARRITAVLPYFGYARQDRRATGRTPISAKLVSNLITEAGVNRVITLDLHAAQIQGFFDIPTDNLYAAPIITRDILDNYKLDNTTIVSPDVGGVARARAVAQRIGTDLAIVDKRRPRAGVSEVMNIIGDVSGRSCILIDDIVDSGGTLVNAAEALLKAGAKEVSAFITHGVLSEGAAERIAASKLKELVVTDSIEETPAIAAAGNIRRMPIAPLIGEAIARTASEQSVSSLFD is encoded by the coding sequence ATGAAGCTGGTGACCGGTAACTCGAACCGCGCCCTCGCCCAGGCAGTTGCCAGCTATCTCGAACTTCCCCTGACCGACTGCACCGTCAAGCGCTTCGCGGACAAGGAAGTCTTCGTCGAGATTCATGAGAATGTGCGCGGCGAAGACGTGTTCATCCTGCAATCGACGAGCTACCCGGCCAACGACAACCTGATGGAACTGCTGATCCTGACGGATGCGCTGCGCCGGTCGTCGGCCCGCCGCATCACGGCCGTGCTGCCCTATTTCGGCTATGCCCGCCAGGATCGTCGGGCCACCGGTCGCACCCCGATCTCGGCCAAACTGGTGTCGAACCTCATCACCGAGGCCGGCGTCAACCGCGTCATCACGCTTGACCTGCATGCTGCCCAGATCCAGGGCTTCTTCGATATCCCCACCGACAACCTCTATGCCGCGCCGATCATCACGCGCGACATCCTGGACAACTACAAACTCGACAACACCACGATCGTATCGCCTGACGTCGGCGGCGTGGCCCGTGCCCGCGCCGTGGCACAGCGTATCGGCACCGATCTCGCCATCGTCGACAAGCGCCGCCCCCGTGCCGGCGTCAGTGAAGTGATGAACATCATCGGCGACGTTTCGGGCCGCTCCTGCATCCTGATCGACGACATCGTCGATTCCGGCGGCACGCTGGTGAACGCGGCCGAGGCGCTGCTCAAGGCTGGCGCCAAGGAAGTCTCCGCCTTCATCACCCATGGCGTGCTGTCGGAGGGCGCTGCCGAGCGTATCGCCGCCAGCAAGCTCAAGGAGCTGGTGGTAACGGACTCGATCGAGGAGACCCCGGCAATTGCCGCGGCCGGCAATATCCGCCGCATGCCCATCGCCCCGCTGATCGGCGAAGCCATCGCCCGCACCGCGAGCGAGCAGAGCGTTTCGAGCCTGTTCGACTGA